In Symphalangus syndactylus isolate Jambi chromosome 15, NHGRI_mSymSyn1-v2.1_pri, whole genome shotgun sequence, the following are encoded in one genomic region:
- the LOC134732556 gene encoding proline-rich protein 20E-like, whose protein sequence is MEEPRRSKRPRSMATNQASGGPPPEPGCSGVDPEDSVEADEPAQPAQPAKPTAYVTPFRWQPPAGTEPARPAERGRRRGGSRRPGRGRGRGGGPRRDAGQRQGAERLPGPDLHIQLDHHGEPGHQWELEIWETAASSLSETAPVPGTVQEGPGPDVVQPELGLQEPPPASGPQAVAGQPILTVYPCIGFRPLGGSAALQVIQTPHGTYVQGVPVFVADIAY, encoded by the coding sequence cCTCAGGTGGGCCTCCTCCGGAGCCAGGCTGCTCTGGTGTGGACCCTGAAGACTCCGTGGAAGCAGACGAGCCCGCACAGCCAGCCCAACCCGCAAAACCCACCGCTTACGTGACACCCTTCAGATGGCAGCCCCCAGCTGGCACAGAGCCAGCTCGTCCTGCAGAGAGAGGCCGGCGCCGGGGAGGAAGCCGGCGGCCAGGGCGAGGCCGTGGCAGAGGGGGCGGGCCCCGCAGGGACGCTGGCCAGAGACAGGGCGCAGAACGCTTGCCGGGACCGGACTTGCACATCCAACTGGACCACCATGGAGAGCCAGGCCACCAGTGGGAACTGGAAATCTGGGAGACCGCAGCCTCCTCTCTTTCTGAAACAGCTCCTGTGCCTGGAACTGTGCAGGAAGGCCCTGGCCCCGACGTGGTCCAGCCTgagctggggcttcaggagccaCCCCCTGCCTCTGGGCCTCAGGCTGTCGCCGGGCAGCCCATCTTGACCGTCTATCCCTGCATCGGGTTTAGGCCTCTGGGTGGCTCAGCTGCTTTACAGGTCATTCAAACCCCCCACGGCACCTATGTGCAAGGGGTCCCAGTGTTCGTCGCCGACATTGCATACTGA